Within Agarivorans litoreus, the genomic segment ACGGTGATGCCGATGGCATCATTTCACTCATTCAGCTACGTTTAACCGAGCCCAAAGACAGCATTTTGCTTACTGGGGTTAAACGGGAAAACCAGTTGATGAATAGCTTTGAGTTTCGTGCTGGAGACCAAGTTACAGTTTTAGATATCTCTATGGAAAAAAATCAACTGGGATTAAAGCAAGCCTTAGATGTTGGTGCCAGTGTACATTACATAGACCATCATCGGCCTGGACAGATCCCTCTCCACCCTAATTTGCATGCAAATATCAATACCGATGCAGATGTGTGTACCGCGCTGTTGGTTGATAAGGCTCTTGCAGGTAGGCATCACTGCTGGGCAATAGCTGCGGCTTATGGTGATAACCTCATTGCGCAAGCGGATGCTTTATGTGAGCAAGCTCAATTAAGCGAGCAGCAAAGCGAACAGCTTAAAGAGCTGGGCACCTTAATTAATTACAACGGCTATGGAGCAACGTTGAGCGATCTCCACCTAGAGCCTTCTGTATTATTCAAGCAATTAGTGGCATACACCAGCCCTTTTGATGTTATCGCCGATAGCCAATCAGCCTATCATCAACTCAAAAACGCTTATCAGCATGATATGGCTTTGGCCAACAAGGTCAAAACTCATTACCAGAGCGCGGTAGTAAAAGTTACAGTTTTGCCTAACTGTTCTTGGGCTAGGCGAATAAGTGGTGTTTTTGGCAATCAGCAAGCAAATTTACATCCCTCATTAGCGCATTTGGTTTTAACCAGCATTGCTAGTGGTATTGCTGTGGTTAGTTTGCGAGCGCCACTTAACAAAAAGTACGGAGCTGGCGATATTTGCGCACAATACGAGACCGGTGGCGGCAGGGCTAGTGCGGCGGGTATTAATCAATTCAATACTGCTAACCTGCAACAGCTTATTTCCGATATAGAAAATTTCTATTCATAAGCAATAACGTAGCTTGGTTGGCTATTTATTCAGTTTAAGCTCTTTAAGTTTGCTTTATATCAAGTGTGAGCAAAAAATATATTTCTCAGAAAGTGTTTTCATTTCGCTAGCTTATTGTTTTAAAAACGATTTACACAATAGCTAAACACCTAAAAATCTTGTTTATCAAGCTCTTGGAGCTTAGTTACAGTTTCAACAGTTTATCGCTGTGTTATACTTTCGACCCATTATTATATCGTGCAGGGAAAAGCTTCGTGGCTGGGTCGAAATACGTAAAAACGTTTGTGAGTTGTCTCTTCTTATTGCTAGCAAGCGCTAGTGCTACTGCTAACACCTATGCTGGTGCAATTTTTTCTTATACTTCAACAGAATACAACTTTGATGACGCATCCAGTCAAAGTGGACGTCCTCTGTTATTTCAAGCTCAACTTGGCCACTATTTTAATGACTTTATTGCCTTAGAGGGCCGTTACGGGGTATCTACTGGTCGTTCTGGAGGGATTTCTGTAGATGGTTTAGCGTCTTTGTTGGTAAAAGGAAATGTGCCGGTTACAGACCAAGTCGCTATGTATGCCTTACTCGGTGGCTCAAGCGTTAAGCTGGATCAACAAAACATCGGTAACAGCACCGAAACTGGAATGAGTTTTGGTTTAGGTGCGCATTATGCGTTAGGTAAGCAAACTGCATTAACCTTAGAGTATTTGAACAGCATAAATACTAGCAAAGCCAAAATTGGCGGCGTTAATTTAGCGTTTCAATATCGCTTTTAGTCTAGGTGTTTAATTATTAAACGTTCTAAATTAATGCAAAACTAATTTGGCTGGAAACGGCGCTGGTGAGTTTACGCAGATAACAAAAATGAAGTACTATCGTGCTTGTTATTAATTGCTTTATTACTGACTAACTTTGTTGTTCGAAAAAAGAGAAGAATACAGAATGAAATTTGGACTTAAAAGTCTCATTGTGGTTTGGATACTAGCCTTATCCAATTACGCGTTAGCCATGAACCTTAGCCCAGATCAAATTCAACAGCTAAAAAGCCTACCTGCTGATCAACAAGCGGCACTTGCTAAACAGTATGGTGTTGATATATCCAAATTTTCTCAATCTGGTAGTGCCCAAACTCCAAGCTCTCAAGAGGCAGCCCCTCAGCTACCGCAAAAACGAGATGTTGAGGCGGGTACACAAGCACTAGCAAACAAAAACAGCGCAGGTGAAACCACCAAATTACAACGCTTTGGTCTAGATGTATTTGCTACCCAACCTACTACTTTTGCCCCTCTTAGCAACATTCCGGTTACTGATAATTATCGATTAGGCCCAGGCGACACGCTAAACGTACAGTTATTTGGTAAAGAAAATGGCAACTTCGAATTTAAAGTTAATCGCCATGGCAGCATCAGCTTCCCAGAATTGGGGCCGGTTAATGTATCCGGCCTAACGTTTAACCAAGTTAGAGAACTGATTACCCAACAAATACAAGAAAAGAAAATAGGAGTACGCAGCAATATCACTATGGGTGAGCTTCGTACCGTAGAGGTATTTGTGCTAGGAGACGCCTTTCAACCAGGCAAATATTTGGTTAGCTCTTTATCTACAATCACTCATGCCCTATATGCAAGTGGTGGGGTAAATCAACAAGGTAGCTTGCGAGATATCCGCTTGTTACGTGATGGTCAATTAGTAAGTCGTTTCGATTTGTATGATTTGCTGTTAAGTGGAGATACCAGCAACGACCTACAGTTACGCAGCGGCGATGTTGTTTTTGTTGGCCCTCTTGGTGACACAGTAAGTGTTGACGGAGAGGTGGTTCGCCCGGCCATTTATGAAATTAATGGTGAAGAATCTATAGCGGGTTTAATTAGCACCGCAGGTGGGTATACAACCAAGGCTTTTAAAAAATCGGCAAGGCTAGAGCGTATTACTAACGAAGGCTTAATTGATTTAGTTACTTTAGATCTTAAATCTAAGAATGATCTAAAGAAAAAGCTGCGTAATGGTGATTTCTTAACCATAGAGCAAGTGGATAAACGCTCACCTAATTACGTATCGTTAAAAGGTAATGTAGCCAGAGAAGGTAGGTACCAATGGCGTAAAGGCCTGCGAGTTTCAGACATATTGCCAAACCTTCAACGCAGCTTAAACAATAGTAGTGATCTAAATTATAGCTTGGTGATACGTAAGAGTGGCGATCGTACTATTTCTGTTCTGCAGATAAACTTAGAGCAAGCGATCACAGAAAAACACTCAGCCGACAATATCTTGCTTAAGCCAGAAGATGAAATTTTGGTGTTCACGAAGTATGACTTGGAACTGTTTAGCGAAGCATTTCAAATTGGTTCTAAAGAGAAAGACTTACTTAGTGCCGATGCGGCCGCTTTAAACTCAAGATTAGAGAATGCAGAGCATTTGGCTAATCAAACCATTGGTAAATCTGAAGATGGTATTAACACTCAAGCTAATTCAAACGCTCAAGAATTTAGTGAAGAAGACCTAAAGCGCATTGCCAAAATTGCCGACATATCTGAAGGTGAAGTTAAAAAAGTTCTTGCGTCTACACGAGAGAAACTACTTGCGCCTATTCTTATCATGCTGCAAGAGCAATCTAACGCAGGTTTAGAGCTAAATGTTGTTGAAATATTCGGCGAAGTTAAGTTTCCTGGTATTTACCCAATTACTAACAGAAATACAGTAAAAGACTTAATTGACGCAGCAGGGGGCCTTAAAGACGGAGCCTACGCACTGCATAGTGAACTAACGCGAACAGTGGTTCGGGATGCAAGTGCAGATGTTACCTTGCTACGCCTAGACTTAAACGATGTAATGCAAGGAAGTTCTGACCAAAACTTGGTTTTGCAAGCCAGAGATAGGCTTAATGTTCTGGCTATTCCAAACTTACGCAAGCAACGCACCGTAAGTTTGCAAGGTGAGGTAAGATTCCCAGGTACTTATGTTATTAAGCGTGGCGAAACCCTAGGCGACTTAATAATTAGAGCGGGTGGTTTAACAGAATACGCCCATCAAGATGGAGCGGTATTTACCCGAGAAGCGCTACGTGTGCGCGAGCAAATGCAAATAGACGCCTACGCAGAAAGCATTCGCCAGGAAGTGGCTAAAAAGAGCCTTCGTCAAACAGGTCCTGGTAGCTTTTCTTCTACTTCAAGCCCTTCGGAACAATTAGATTTAATCCAAGAAATGAGCAGCACCAAGGCATTAGGCCGTATGGTGGTAGATCTTCCTTCAATCTTGTTGGCTGATTCTTCAAAAGACTTCATGCTCGAAGATCAAGATATGCTTTATGTTCCCCAATACCGAAATACGGTAACAATTATGGGCGAGGTGCAGTTAGCTACCTCATATTTACTTGACGAACAATATAGCTTTAAAGACTACATTAATTTTGCCGGTGGCGCTAAAAAGCAAGCCGACGAAGACCGAGTGTTTGTAGTGCGAGCTAATGGTTCGGTATATAAACCAGAGTCAGGTTTTTGGTTTAATAATAATAAGCAACCCCTGCAGCCAGGCGATACCATTGTTGTACCAATTGATACCGACTACCGCGATGCGCTAAGCACTTGGACGGCGGCAACTCAAATTATGTATCAAATTGGTGTTGCTGTTAATGCCATTAAATAAGTAGCCAACTAAGCATGAAGCCTAGTTTACCTATAGTGTTAGTTTTAAAGAATAAATAGAAACTTATGACTCAACAAGTTCAGCAACATCCAGCGTATCCGCCAGCGTATTTTGAGCCCAACTCAGAAGACGAAATTGATCTTAGGGAGCTGTTCGCAGTTATTTGGCGTGGCAAGTGGTTAATTGTTGCCTGTACCGCCGTGTTTGCCATTGGTGCGGTGATATTTGCAATAAATCAGCCTAATATCTATCGAGCAAATGCTTTGTTAGCCGCATCTAATCAAGAGAGTAACAAACTTAGCGGTATGGCCTCTCAATTTGGTGGTTTAGCCTCACTCGCGGGTATTAACCTCAATGCTGGTGGTGGAACCGATCAAACAACCTTAGCGATTGAGGTGTTAAAGTCTCGACAGTTTTTCGGCGACTTTTTGGATAAGTATCAAATAAAAGCCGATTTAATGGCTGCTAAAGAATGGAATGCAATCACTGGGGAGCTAAGTTACGACCCAGAAGTTTATGATGAGCATAACCAGCAATGGACTCGCGAAGTAAAAGCACCTAAACAACCAGAGCCCTCTATGCAAGAGAGCCACGAGGTGTTTAAAAAACAAGTATTAAGCGTAGCTACCGATAAAGAAACTGGCTTAATCACCATTGCTGCAGAGCATTTATCACCAATAGTGGCACAGCAGTGGGTGACTTGGTTAATCAAAGACATTAACCAAGTTATGCAACAGCGAACTCAACAAGAGACTTTGGCAAATATTAACTACTTAAACGAGCAGTTAGACAAAACCTCGGTAGCGCAAATGCAAACGGTGTTTTACCAACTCATAGAAGAACAAACCAAAACCTTAATGCTAGCAGAAGCTAACGACGATTTTGTATTCAAAGTAGTAGACCCAGCTGTTGTGGCAGAACAAAAAGTAAAACCTAAGCGTGCATTAATTTGCGTATTAGGTACCTTACTTGGTGGCATGTTAGGCGTAATGATGGTGCTTATTCGCCATTTTGCTGGTGCAGATAAAGAGGCAGATAATGCTTAGCAACAAACAGTTACAACAGAACGTAAATTGGTGGCAAGCATGAGTGTATTTGTAATCTCTCTGCTAGTAGCATTTTTAGGTACCTATACCGCCATTAAAATCTTAAAGCCAATTGCCATTAAGCACGAGTTGGTGGACAAACCCAACGAGCGAAAGCTACACGTGGGCGCAATACCGCTAATTGGTGGCATTGCCGTATACATAGGCTTTGTATTGTCTTTGTTGGTTATAGCTCAAGGCTACGACATCTCATTTAAGTACTTTTTACTGGCCTCTGGCGGCATATTGTTAGTAGGTATGCTAGACGACAAATACGACCTTAGTGTTCGTTTGCGCATGTTCTGCCAAATAGTAGCGGCCAGCGTAATGATGTTTGCAAGCGGAGACCGTATAGAAAACTTAGGCAACTTATTGGTAATGGGCGATATTCACCTAGGCTGGGCAGCCGTTCCCTTTACCTATTTGGCCATTATGGGCGCCATTAATGCCTACAACATGGTAGACGGTATAGATGGCCTTGTGGGCGGGGTTACCTTTACCAGTATGTTGTCTTTATCACTGCTGTTTATACTAGAAGGCTTTGTGCTGGAATCTTGGATAGCACTTTGCCTAGTAGTAGCGCTTATTCCTTACCTTATTTTTAACTTAACCAGAGCCGACAACCCCAAACGCAGCAAAATATTTATGGGTGACGCGGGCTCAATGTTTGTAGGCTTAAGCGTGGTGTGGTTACTAGCTATAGGCTCGCAAGGCGAAGCCCCAGCATTTAAACCGGTAACAGCCTTATGGGTTATTGCTATACCGCTAATGGATATGGCAGGGGTAATGATTAGGCGTAAGCGCAAAGGGCAATCACCTTTTAAACCAGACCGCGACCACTTACACCATATATTTATGCGCGCAGGCTTTACATCACGGCAAACGCTAATTTGTATAACCTTACTCAGTTTTTGTATCTCAATGGTTGGGGTGTTGCTTAACTGTTTAAGTGCGCCAGATTGGTTGTCATTCGGTTTGTTTTTAGTGGTGTTTAGCGGGTATTTAATGGCGTTAAAACATATATGGCGTTTGTTAAAAGCATTTAGAAAACTCAATGCATTTAGAAGAATGAGACGCTTAAACCGCTTACGGGTGTCTAGCTAACAAAGTTATTGGCAAGCATGCTTGAATTAGAAACATTTAAAACCGTTGTTAAACATACACCTTTGGTGTCGATAGACCTTATTGTACGTAATAGCCGTGGTCAAGTTTTGTTAGGTAAGCGGAAAAACCGCCCCGCTAAAGATTATTGGTTTGTTCCTGGGGGGCGAATACTAAAAGACGAATCCTTTGCTAATGCTTTCTCTCGTTTAATTAAGCAAGAGTTAGGGCTGGACCAAGCTGATCATGTATTTAAAGGTATATATCAGCACTTCTATGAAGATAACTTTTCCATTGAGGACTTTAGTACTCATTACGTGGTGTTGGCTTATGAACTCAGTAGTAGTGATGGGCTGAGCAATCTGCCAGAAGAACAGCATGCCGAATATCGCTGGTTCGACGAAAGCGAACTATTAGCCAGTTCAAGTGTGCATGAACACTGTAAGTGGTATTTTCAAGAGCGTAAGCAAGCTGATATTTAATTCGTATAACGTTAAGAGCTGCTTAAAAAAGATGTATACGTCAGTAAAGTAAGAAAATTTTAAGGTTTTTAGATTAATGATTACTCCCGTTATTATGGCCGGTGGCAGTGGCTCACGTTTGTGGCCGCTTAGTCGTTCGTTGTATCCAAAACAGTTTTTGTCGCTAACATCTGAATATAGTATGTTGCAAGAAACGATAAAGCGGCTGGACGGTGTTAATACCAATAAGCCTTTGGTTATTTGTAATGAAGAACACCGCTTTGTAGTAGCCGAACAGTTAAGATTGTTGAACCAAGCAGTATCTATCTTACTAGAGCCCGTTGGTCGAAATACTGCTCCAGCAGTGGCTATTGCCGCAGAGGCAGCAAAGGGCGAGGACGACCCGTTGTTATTGGTGTTGGCTGCAGATCATGTTATTCAAGACGCTGGTGTGTTTCGAGAATCACTAAACAAAGCTATTCCCTTAGCGCAAGAGGGGAAGTTAGTCACCTTTGGCATTGTGCCAAATCAAGCCCACACGGGTTATGGTTATATACAACGTGGAGAGGCTATAGCTGGTAGTAACGGTTTTGTGGTTGAGAAATTTGTTGAAAAGCCAGACGCAGAAACAGCCACTGGGTATGTAAATAGCGGTGAGTTTTACTGGAACAGTGGCATGTTTCTATTTAAGGCTAGTCGTTATTTGCAAGAGCTCGAATCGTTTAGGCCCGATATTGCCTCAGCATGTTCGCTTGCAATGGAGAAAACCTCTTTAGATCTTGATTTTATTCGCGTTGATAAGGCAGCGTTTACAAAGTGCCCAGACGAATCCATTGATTACGCAGTAATGGAACATACCAAAGATGCAGTAGTTGTTCCTTTAGACGCAGGCTGGAATGATATTGGCGCTTGGTCCGCACTTTGGGAAGTTAATACTAAAGACGAAAATGGCAATACTAGCCTGGGTGACAATATATTACAAAGTACTAAAAATTGTTTGGTGCATGGCGGCGAACGCTTAATTGCCACCGTAGGGCTGGAAAATACCGTAATAGTAGACACTAAAGATGCCCTACTAGTGGCAGATAAAGCCCATGTTCAAGAAGTAAAAGCCATTGTAGAAAAGCTTAAGGCAGAGGGACGAAGCGAATATGAAAATCATCGCGAAGTTTACCGACCTTGGGGCAAATATGATTCTATCGGTATGGGCGCAAGAGACCAAGTTAAACGTATTACCGTAAAACCCGGCGGCAAATTGTCGATTCAAAAACATCATCACCGTGCAGAGCACTGGATTGTAGTATCGGGTACCGCCAGCGTATTACGTGGCGAAGAGACTCACTTAATAACCGAGAACGAATCTATCTATATACCTTTAGGCACTATTCACGCCTTAGAAAATCCCGGGAAGATCCCGTTAGAAATGATCGAAGTGCAAACCGGTAGTTACCTTGGCGAAGATGACATTGTTCGATATGAAGATAAATACGGCCGAGTATAAGGAGCGAACAGGTTAATGGTAAGTAATTTAAATAGTTGCGAGGTTATTAAAGACAGCGGTGTTGCTTTTGGTACCAGTGGTGCCAGAGGCCTAGTAACCCAGTTTACGCCAGATGTATGTGCTGCGTTTAGCCATGCGTTTATTGAGAGTATGCGTGCTAATTTTACTTTTGATACCGTTGCAATAGCGATTGATAATCGGCCAAGTAGTTATTCAATGGCGCAAGCCTGCGTCGCCGCACTTAAACAGCAAGGCTTAAAGGTTATTTACTACGGAGTGGTACCTACACCAGCCTTAGCTTATGTAGCACAATTGGATAATATGCCCGCAATAATGGTTACGGGTAGCCATATTCCTTTTGATAGAAACGGCTTAAAGTTTTACCGCCCAGATGGCGAGATATCAAAAACTGACGAGCAGAGCATTATAAATGCAACTGTCGGTTTTACAGCTGTTGGCGGTTTACCAGAACTTGAGGTAAATAAGCGCGCGGCAGAAGAGTATATAAATCGCTATACCAGTTTATTCAACACTCCATTTTTAACGGGTAAGAAGGTTGGTAT encodes:
- the wecA gene encoding UDP-N-acetylglucosamine--undecaprenyl-phosphate N-acetylglucosaminephosphotransferase, with product MSVFVISLLVAFLGTYTAIKILKPIAIKHELVDKPNERKLHVGAIPLIGGIAVYIGFVLSLLVIAQGYDISFKYFLLASGGILLVGMLDDKYDLSVRLRMFCQIVAASVMMFASGDRIENLGNLLVMGDIHLGWAAVPFTYLAIMGAINAYNMVDGIDGLVGGVTFTSMLSLSLLFILEGFVLESWIALCLVVALIPYLIFNLTRADNPKRSKIFMGDAGSMFVGLSVVWLLAIGSQGEAPAFKPVTALWVIAIPLMDMAGVMIRRKRKGQSPFKPDRDHLHHIFMRAGFTSRQTLICITLLSFCISMVGVLLNCLSAPDWLSFGLFLVVFSGYLMALKHIWRLLKAFRKLNAFRRMRRLNRLRVSS
- a CDS encoding mannose-1-phosphate guanylyltransferase/mannose-6-phosphate isomerase, whose translation is MITPVIMAGGSGSRLWPLSRSLYPKQFLSLTSEYSMLQETIKRLDGVNTNKPLVICNEEHRFVVAEQLRLLNQAVSILLEPVGRNTAPAVAIAAEAAKGEDDPLLLVLAADHVIQDAGVFRESLNKAIPLAQEGKLVTFGIVPNQAHTGYGYIQRGEAIAGSNGFVVEKFVEKPDAETATGYVNSGEFYWNSGMFLFKASRYLQELESFRPDIASACSLAMEKTSLDLDFIRVDKAAFTKCPDESIDYAVMEHTKDAVVVPLDAGWNDIGAWSALWEVNTKDENGNTSLGDNILQSTKNCLVHGGERLIATVGLENTVIVDTKDALLVADKAHVQEVKAIVEKLKAEGRSEYENHREVYRPWGKYDSIGMGARDQVKRITVKPGGKLSIQKHHHRAEHWIVVSGTASVLRGEETHLITENESIYIPLGTIHALENPGKIPLEMIEVQTGSYLGEDDIVRYEDKYGRV
- a CDS encoding Wzz/FepE/Etk N-terminal domain-containing protein → MTQQVQQHPAYPPAYFEPNSEDEIDLRELFAVIWRGKWLIVACTAVFAIGAVIFAINQPNIYRANALLAASNQESNKLSGMASQFGGLASLAGINLNAGGGTDQTTLAIEVLKSRQFFGDFLDKYQIKADLMAAKEWNAITGELSYDPEVYDEHNQQWTREVKAPKQPEPSMQESHEVFKKQVLSVATDKETGLITIAAEHLSPIVAQQWVTWLIKDINQVMQQRTQQETLANINYLNEQLDKTSVAQMQTVFYQLIEEQTKTLMLAEANDDFVFKVVDPAVVAEQKVKPKRALICVLGTLLGGMLGVMMVLIRHFAGADKEADNA
- a CDS encoding outer membrane beta-barrel protein, producing MAGSKYVKTFVSCLFLLLASASATANTYAGAIFSYTSTEYNFDDASSQSGRPLLFQAQLGHYFNDFIALEGRYGVSTGRSGGISVDGLASLLVKGNVPVTDQVAMYALLGGSSVKLDQQNIGNSTETGMSFGLGAHYALGKQTALTLEYLNSINTSKAKIGGVNLAFQYRF
- a CDS encoding GDP-mannose mannosyl hydrolase, which translates into the protein MLELETFKTVVKHTPLVSIDLIVRNSRGQVLLGKRKNRPAKDYWFVPGGRILKDESFANAFSRLIKQELGLDQADHVFKGIYQHFYEDNFSIEDFSTHYVVLAYELSSSDGLSNLPEEQHAEYRWFDESELLASSSVHEHCKWYFQERKQADI
- a CDS encoding DHH family phosphoesterase — translated: MRHIDIFNGDADGIISLIQLRLTEPKDSILLTGVKRENQLMNSFEFRAGDQVTVLDISMEKNQLGLKQALDVGASVHYIDHHRPGQIPLHPNLHANINTDADVCTALLVDKALAGRHHCWAIAAAYGDNLIAQADALCEQAQLSEQQSEQLKELGTLINYNGYGATLSDLHLEPSVLFKQLVAYTSPFDVIADSQSAYHQLKNAYQHDMALANKVKTHYQSAVVKVTVLPNCSWARRISGVFGNQQANLHPSLAHLVLTSIASGIAVVSLRAPLNKKYGAGDICAQYETGGGRASAAGINQFNTANLQQLISDIENFYS
- a CDS encoding SLBB domain-containing protein, translated to MKFGLKSLIVVWILALSNYALAMNLSPDQIQQLKSLPADQQAALAKQYGVDISKFSQSGSAQTPSSQEAAPQLPQKRDVEAGTQALANKNSAGETTKLQRFGLDVFATQPTTFAPLSNIPVTDNYRLGPGDTLNVQLFGKENGNFEFKVNRHGSISFPELGPVNVSGLTFNQVRELITQQIQEKKIGVRSNITMGELRTVEVFVLGDAFQPGKYLVSSLSTITHALYASGGVNQQGSLRDIRLLRDGQLVSRFDLYDLLLSGDTSNDLQLRSGDVVFVGPLGDTVSVDGEVVRPAIYEINGEESIAGLISTAGGYTTKAFKKSARLERITNEGLIDLVTLDLKSKNDLKKKLRNGDFLTIEQVDKRSPNYVSLKGNVAREGRYQWRKGLRVSDILPNLQRSLNNSSDLNYSLVIRKSGDRTISVLQINLEQAITEKHSADNILLKPEDEILVFTKYDLELFSEAFQIGSKEKDLLSADAAALNSRLENAEHLANQTIGKSEDGINTQANSNAQEFSEEDLKRIAKIADISEGEVKKVLASTREKLLAPILIMLQEQSNAGLELNVVEIFGEVKFPGIYPITNRNTVKDLIDAAGGLKDGAYALHSELTRTVVRDASADVTLLRLDLNDVMQGSSDQNLVLQARDRLNVLAIPNLRKQRTVSLQGEVRFPGTYVIKRGETLGDLIIRAGGLTEYAHQDGAVFTREALRVREQMQIDAYAESIRQEVAKKSLRQTGPGSFSSTSSPSEQLDLIQEMSSTKALGRMVVDLPSILLADSSKDFMLEDQDMLYVPQYRNTVTIMGEVQLATSYLLDEQYSFKDYINFAGGAKKQADEDRVFVVRANGSVYKPESGFWFNNNKQPLQPGDTIVVPIDTDYRDALSTWTAATQIMYQIGVAVNAIK